From Planctomycetia bacterium:
CGGCCGACGAAGAGATCCTCACGGGCTTCGCCGGGGCCGCTCTTCTCGCTACCGGCCATGGGATGGCTGCCGACGAAGCGTCCGCCAGTCGGGAGTTTCTTCTCTACCTCAGCGACAATTTGCTGCTTGGTGCTGCCCGCGTCGGTAATCAAGGCCCCGGCCGGTGCATGATTCATTGCAACCAAGGCTTGTGCGGCGATCTGCTCGACGGGCGTGCAGATCACGACCAGATTCGCTCGCGAGACGCCGCGCGCCAGGTCCATGGTCGTGGCGGTGACGGCGCCGACTTTCTTGGCGGCCCGCAGGCTGGTGGTTCGGCGGCCGACGCCCACCACATGGTTTGCGAGTCCGCGTTCCAGCAGGGCTCGGCCGACCGAGCCGCCGATCAAGCCGACGCCGACGATCGCGACGGTGTCCCAGGCGGGTGGCGCCGTCGGCAGCGGGACTGCGCTGGCCAAGTGGGGGTGCTCCAAATGCGGGAAACACGCATTTTAGCAATCTTGCTAGCGGTGGGGAGCCAGTGTTTTCCATCGCGCGCCTGGAACCGTCCGCCACGCGTTGACGAATGCCGCCGAGGCTTTTACCATGCGTTCTGTAGGGAGCATCCGCTCGTCTCTGTGCTTCGTCCCGTGAGCACTCAGGCAGCTTGCCCGAGGATGACTAGTCTGAAAACCAATTTGGGGGGGACCGTAGCGATGCCGCTCTTCGAGGTTGAAACCGAGTCGCACATTATCATTACCTGGGCCCAGGATCAGGACGCCGCCGCCGCCGTCGTGACCGACGCCTACCCCACCGAAAAGGTGCTCCGGCTGATTCGCAGGCCGCGCGACACCTGGGTCATTTCCAAGAGCGCCCTGGGCATCAGCGGCCCGGTGGACGTCTGTCACACGGCCCGCGATTGCCTGTCGAAGGCGCACGGCGACAAGGTCCACGCCATCCGCCTCTACATGCACGAAACCGGCACCGACCTGGAACGCGCCCGCAAGGTGATCGAGTCCAACATGGTGATGGGCTGGTAACTCGCGTTGCCGTCGCGACGTTGGTCTCGCGTGCGGACGTCACGCGGCCAGCTGTGGTCGCGAATGACGAATCTCGAAATCCGAATGTCGAATCAATGGCGAATGCTGGAATGACTGAATGATCTCGGGCGCAGTTTGACTTCTGTGCCGCGGCAGTTCATTTAGACATTCGCCATTCGAGCTTGATTCGTCATTCGGATTTCGTCATTCGACATTCCCCCGTCCGCCTACTGATGCAGTCCAGTAGCGGGATTCCCGCATTGCGCAAAAAAAATCGGCGTCGCCCGAACCTTGCGGTCTGGGCGACGCCGTTGAGGAGTAACGTCTTTGTTGCTGGTTATCGTTCAGCTTAGTACTGGACGATCACGTCGCTCGTCCAGATGAACCGGCTTCCATCCGAAAGATCGTCGTACGGTTGCAGCGTTGTGGGCGAACCGGTTCCGGCCGAGGGCGGCAGGCGGCCGTCCGACCAGTCCCAGCGAGCTTCCGTGCGGAACGTGACGTTCTTGTTGGGGAAGTAGTTCAGGCCGGCCGCGACTTCGTACCAGTTGGCTTCGTTGTCAGCCAGGTTGTCGAAGAAGCGAACGCGAGCCCCGTCGTCATCCCGGAACCATTCGCCACGGAAGCCGACTTTCCAGCAGTCGTTCACCGTGTAGAACAGGTACTGGTTGACGCCATACCACTCAGCGTCCTCAACCGGACCGCCGAACGGATTCTGCGCGGCGTCGTCTTGCCAGCCGATGTCGTTCTGGAAGACGTATTGCCACTTGTCGGTCAGGTTGCGGGTGACCACCAAGGAAGACAAGGAGCGATTGCCGGTGATGCCGGTGATCGCGTTCTCATCGCCCGACGTGCCAGCCCACGCGATGGCGGTCTTGCCGTTCTCGCTCGTCCAGAAGAACCCTGCCAGTCCGCTCAAGTTGTCGTTGTCGTCTTCCCACTTGTCCCAGCCACGATCAATACCGCCGATCACGCTCACCCGGTCGTTGAGCTTGTAGGTCGCCAACGCGCCGGTCTGAGTGAACGGTTCGCCGTATTGGAAGGTGTAAGGCTGAGTGATGAAGAAGTTGCCCGGGGCGGTTACCACTTGGTAGCCGATCGGAGCGTAGTAGTGACCGACTTTGACGCTCAAGTCGTAGTAGCCGAACTCAGCGTACACCTGGGGCATCGCCAGGCCGTACTGTGCGGCCCGACGAATCGGGTCATTCGGTTTGTCTTCGTTCCACTTTTGCGTACCGTCGTTCTCGGTTTCAAGGCCGAGAGCCGTGGTGTAGAAGTAGTCGGTGCCGTACAGCAGGTCCACGCGACCGCCGACGTCGAAGCCGCACTCAGTGTCCAGTGATTTCTGGGCGTACCAGTAAGCCTGGTTGAGTTGGCCTTCGTTGGCGCGATCCTGGAACGTCACCGGGCCGTTGTACCCGTTGCCGGGATTGTCCGGGTTCCAGGTGTAACCGCCGTTGATCCAGCCGGCAATGGTGATGTTGTGCTCGTCGAGCCAACAGCCGGAGAAGACCCGGTAGGGACCTTCTTCCTCGGCTTCAGCGCACTCATCGCATTCCTCGGCTTCTTCCGCGGCGGCGGCTGACTCGTCCTCCGCGTCCATGTCGGCTTCGTCGGCCGGTTCCGGAGCGGCGGGTTCTTCGTCGCTGGGCGAAGCGGCTTCCTCGTCTTGAGCGTACGCGTCATACGTGTATGACGTATACGAGGCCGGCTGCTGCAGCGACTGTGCATTCGATTGCTGCGCGAAGGCCGTCAGGCCTGCTACGCCGAGCGCTACCAAAGCGCCCCCAATCCTCCTGATCCTCATGGCGTCACTCCTTCGTGCAGGTCTTGCAACAAAGATACTGGGTGATGTCGACCCGGACAGTCGTGCCAGGACCGCGTCGGGTTGTCCGTGACTGCTTTGAACCGTCGGGGCCACGGGGAGAATCGTCGCCTCAACGGATTGCTTCTCCCCTTTTCTCGGTGTGCCGGGTTTACTTAGTTCAAGCGGACGTCCCCGCATGGCACTGCCTACGCCACAAGCAGAGCTTCGCTGTGCGGCAGAGTTTACCCAGACAGAGGGGTCTAACTCGCGATTGCGAGAGAATGCGCAAAGTTTACGGCTGCGCGTTAGCGAAATGCCACTTGAGTCGTGAGATTTCAGGGACAACGAGCCCGAATGGACGCCGACTCGACCACGAATTCGTTGGTGTATTCGAAGACTGACACGAATCAGCGCTCCGTCGCCCTAGTGGGCGACGATCGCCGAATAAAGCTGCCAGCCCAGAAAGGCGAGCATTCCGGCCACCAGAAACAGGCCCTCGTTCCGGCTCACTACCATGCCGCGTAACATAATTGGAACCAAGGCGACGGCGAAGGCGATCATCACCGGCAGGTCGATGTAGAGCGAGCGAGCTTCGACAGGCACCGGATGAATTACGGCCACAAGAGCCAAGATCAACAAAAGATTAAAGATATTCGACCCGATGACGTTCCCGACAACGATGTCCGCGTCCCCACGCCGGGCGGCGACTACGGAGGTGGCAAGTTCCGGCAACGAGGTGCCCAGAGCCACGATCGTGAGCCCGATGATCAACTCGCTAACGCCGATCAGCCTGGCCATTTCCACCGCGGCGTAAACCATGAGTTGCGCCCCGGCGACGAGTCCCGCCAGGCCTAGGACGATCAGCAGCAGGCTCTTCCTGTTCCCGGTTGTAACCTCGGCCGCCCCCTCAATTTCGCGCCGGACGCTCCTCGATTCCTGCCGCGCTGCTCGATACGAGTATCCGGTGAACAACACGAACCCGGCTAGCATGAACAGCCCGTCTTGTCGGCTGATGACGCCATCCCAGGCCAGGGCGAGCACGAGAATCGAAACCGCGATGACGATGGGCAATTCCGCCCGCAACAATCGCATTTGAACATGCAATGGGCAAAGGACTGCCGCCAGTCCGAGAATCAGCCCGATATTCGCAATATTGCTCCCCACCAGGTCGCCAAACGCCAATTCGGTCTGACCTTTGAGCGCCGCGGATACATCCAGCGACAACTCCGGACAGGAAGTGCCGAAAGCGACAAGCGTCAAACCAATGACCAATTGGCTGATTCCCATCCGCGTGGCGATGCTCACTGCGCCGAGCAGCGTTGCCTCGGCGCCGTAGTAAAGCACGACAGCCCCCGCGACGAAGACGCCGATCAAGAACGAGACTGTCAGCATAGAACGCCTCCGTCGCAGGCAGTTTTCCGGTGTTACTACGCGATTCAGTCAATCGGCGCGAAGAGCGCGTCGACAAAGGCGCCGGGATCGAACAGGGCCAAATCGGCTGCTTTTTCGCCCACGCCGATGTATTTCACCGGAATGCCCATCTGCTGGCGAATGGCGACAACAACGCCACCCTTGGCGGTCCCGTCGAGTTTGGCGAGCACGATGCCCGAGCACTTCACGGCCTCGGCAAAGTGCTTGGCCTGGCTGATCCCGTTCTGGCCCGTGGTTGCGTCCAGGACGAGCAGGACCTCGTGCGGGGCATCGGGAATCTGCTTGCTGATCGAGGTTTGAATCTTGGTCAGCTCGCGCATCAGGTTCTGCTGCGTTTGCAGGCGTCCCGCGGTGTCGACGATGCAGACGTCGATCCCGTCGGCCAGCGCTGTCTCCACCGCCTTGTAGGCGACGCTGGCTGGGTCGCGCCCCTGTTCGCCTTTGACGATCCGTGCGCCGAGGCGATCGGCCCAGATGCCGAGTTGTTCGACAGCCGCGGCGCGGAACGTGTCACCGGCGCCGAGGACCACCGTTTTACCCTGCGACCGAAACATCTGGGTAAGCTTGGCGATCGACGTTGTCTTTCCGGCTCCGTTGACGCCGGCGACCATAATCACGGTCGGGCCGGACGGAGCGAACCGGATTGGCTCCTCGGGCTGAGCCATCAGCGACTTGAGCTTTGCCTTCACTGTTTCCAGGACGTCCGACATCTCGACGACGCGCCCGCGGAAATCCTTGCGGACCTGCTCAACGGTCTCTTGCGCCGCGTTGACCCCCATGTCGGTTTTGATCAGCGCTTCGAGTAATTCATCGAGAAACGCGTCGTCGACGAGCCGCCCTTCGCTCTTGAACAGGTCGCGAACGTCCGTCTTGAGCAGCTGCGCCGTCTTGCGCAGGCCATCCTTGAACTTCGCGAATAGGCCCTTCGGCGCCTCTTCCTTCACCTCAGCGGGCTGCACCGCTGGAGTTTCGATCTTGGCGGCGGCAACCGGCTCCGCTACAGGCTCAGCAGGAGGCGCAACCAGAGGCGGCGCCTTCGCTTCGGCTGGTTCATCCTTGGTCCCACGACGAAAGCGATCGAGTATGCCCATGGATAGTTTGAAGTTTTCAGTGTTCAGTTTTCAGTGGGGCCAGACACGAGGTTTGATGGAAGTCTGGCGTGTTCAAAATGACTGAAAACTGAACACTTCAAACTTCAAACTCCCCTCACTACTTTCCATGCCCAGCAAGGAAGCGATCCAGGATTCCATTCACGAATTGCGCCGAATGCTTGCTGCCGAAGCGCTTGGCCAGTTCCACGGCCTCGTTGATGGCCACGCGGTCGGGCGTGTCGGCGAAGAGGATTTCGTAGGCCCCCAGCCGCAGGACGTTGCGGTCGGTGGCCGCCATGCGGGCCAGGGTCCAGTTCTCGGCGGTCTTGCCCAGCAGTTCGTCCAACTCGCTCCGGTTGCGGCGAACACCCGAGACCAGCGAGCGCGCGAGCTCCACTAACTCCGGCGCTTTGAGTCGCCGAACCAAGAAAGCGTCGGTGTCCGCTGGATTATGGCCCGGGTTCAAGTCGTCCTGAAACAATACCTGCAGGGCGACTTCCCGAGCACGACTGCGACGTGACATGAACGCCGATCAAACGCACGAATGAATTGGCCAACGGGGCCACAGCCCGCCGATCCCCACCGACATTATAGCAGCGACGATTACGATCGCGGGGGGGCGGCGCGATGGGCAAGTTGGTCGAGCAACTGGGCCATGCGGAGCGCCGCTTCGGCGCATTCCACCCCTTTATTGCCGACATTTCCGCCGGCCCGGTGGATCGCCTGCTCCAAATTGTTGCAGGTCAGCACGCCAAAAATGACCGGCACGCCGGTTTCCAGGCTCAACTCGCTGATCGCCAGGCTGACGGCCCGGTTAATATGCTCGTCGTGGGTCGTTTCACCGCGGATCACCGCCCCCAGGCAAAGTGCGGCGCGATATCGCCCACTGCGGACCAGGGCCGCGGCGGCGACGGGAATTTCGAACGCCCCCGGCACCCAGGCGACGTCCACCAGGTCATCCGACACGCCGTGCGTTGCGAGGGTTTCAAGTGCGCCGCTCAGGAGGCGCGAGGTAATCGACTCGTTATAGCGCGCGACGACGATCGCATAGCGACCGGGAACAGCGGCGAGTTGTCCTTCGAAGGTGTGGGGCATGTTCTCAACTCGCCGAACGACTTGCTACCAATGCACGACCGAAAGTCGTGCAATCCACAAATGGTGCCGATCCACCGAAGCCAGTTTCAGACCACGTGCAAAACATGAAGCCGCTATCCAGAGATCATTCTCCGGGATCCGCTTGCCAATGCATTGCAAATCCAACTTCAACTCCGCATAGGCAATTGCCGCCGCGGAATCCAATTCAATGACAACACAATCTGTTACCAAACTATTTAGTCGGGCCAACTCCGCAGCGGGATACGCCGAGTTTATGGCACCGAAGTGAAGTTCGGCAATGCTCACAACAGACAGTTCAAGTCGAGGAAACTGCCGTATCCACGAATGCGCGGCGGCATTGCCTTCCAACAACTCAATTGCCACCGACGAATCGAGCATAATGGCATCAAGCATCATCGTCTTCAATTTGTTCAAAGGCCATTTCAATGTCAGCGCGCATCTTTTCCGCCACTTCCGCTGACATCGGGGGATGTTTCGCCAATGCCGCCAAGACCGCCTGAGGCGAACCACGCTTTGGCGTAGCAACTGGCGTAACGACGACTTCAGTGCCCTCCGGCAAGGCGCACGAATCGCCCGAAAGCACGACGGTGTGCCCATGCACGACACCACGAATCTCCGCGGATGACATAGTGATTCTCCTCCCCTTACGTCTTCATATTCATACTCATCAAAAACTCCGCGTTGCTCTTCGTCTTCGCCAGGCGCGTCGTCAGCAGTTCCATCGCGTCCGCCGGGCTCATGTCGTTCAGCACGCGGCGGAGAATGCAGATGCGGCGATATTCGTCTGGGTCGAGGAGCATTTCCTCGCGCCGGGTGCCGGAGCGGTTGATGTCGATCGCCGGCCAGATGCGTTTGTCGACCAACTTGCGATCCAGCACGATTTCCAGGTTGCCCGTCCCCTTGAACTCCTCGAAGATCACTTCGTCCATCCGGCTGCCGGTATCGACGAGCGCCGTCGCTAGGATCGTCAACGAGCCTCCCTCTTCCACGCGCCGCGCGGCGCCGAAGAAGCGCTTCGGCTTCTGCAACGCGTTGGCGTCGACGCCGCCGGAGAGAATCTTGCCGGAGTTCGGGCATTCCGAGTTAAACGCCCGGGCGAGCCGCGTGATCGAGTCGAGGAAAATCACCACGTCGTGGCCGTATTCGACCATCCGTTTGGCCTTTTCGCTGACCATCTCCGCGACTTGGATGTGCCGCGCCGCAGGCTCGTCGAACGTGGAGCTGATCACTTCGCAATTCGCGCACTTCACATTGCGCTCCATGTCGGTGACCTCTTCCGGGCGTTCGTCGATCAGAAGCATAATCACGTAGCATTCGGGGTGATTACGCAGCACGCTCTTGGCCATTTTCTGCAACAGAATCGTCTTGCCGGCCCGCGGCGGGCTGACGATCAGTCCGCGCTGACCGAAACCGATCGGCACGATCATGTCGACCACTCGCATGCTGACTTCGTCCGCCTCGGCTTCGAGGACAATGCGTTTGTCCGGATGGATCGGCGTCAGGTCATCGAAGAAAATCCGCTCCGAAACGACGTTGGGGTCCTGGTAGTTGATGGCCTCGACGCGTAAGAGCGCAAAGTAGCGTTCGTTTTCCTTAGGCGGACGGATCTGTCCGGACACCGTGGTGCCGGTCCGCAGACCGAAGCGGCGAATCTGGCTTGGCGAGACGTAGATGTCATCCGGGCAGGAAAGATAGTGATAGTCCGGGCTGCGGAGGAAGCCGAAACCGTCCGGCAGGACTTCCAGCGTCCCTTCGCCGAACATCAGCCCGTTGAGCTTCACCCGCTCTTTGAGGATCTTGAAGATCAGATCCTGCTTCTTGATGCCCGTGTAGTCATTGAGATTTTCGGTGCGCGCCAGTTCGATCAACTGCGGCATGCCCATCCGCTGCAGCTCGGCGATGTGAATATCGCCCTGCTTAACCTGCTCGTAGGGGGCGTCGGTTTCCCGATCGTAGCCCTCTTCGGCGAGCTCTTCGGCGAGCGACAGCGGCTCATGCTCGTCGTCATACGGATTGTGCTCGCGGTCTCCTGCCTGCGACGAGGAGGCCGGCGGTGCACCATTCTGACGGCGCCCACGCGTCAACTTGTTGGCGGATTTAGCCTCGGTGCTCTTCATGTCCGACATGACTGCGCAAGCTCCTCTAGGGGCGTTCTGTGCAAGCGCAAGTTAAGCGCTCACGGGCGGGGTGTGCGTGTTAAATAGCTGCGTGGGTTGGGTATGGAAAGGCGACGCCTTGTGGGGGCGCGATGCGCAGTGCTGGCGACGTTTGCCGGAGAGGCGTCGCTGGCTGGGATGAGGCGCAAAACCTATCGTCGCCGTGGCCCAACCGGCGCTGGGGCGCAGGGCCAAGACGACTGTGACATGCGGAAACTACTCGCTGAAAGGCGACTCGGGAGGGATTTCACTGCCAGGCGGAGAACTGACCAAGAATCGCCAGAAACGCTCCACCTGTGATTGAGTATACTCCGCTGTAGCGGAGTTATCTATCACTTGGTCGGCAAATCCGCGCTTGGTCTCCAACGATTCTTGCGCTGCCTCGCGCGCGCGAAACTCGGGCTCCGTCCAGCCCCGTGCCAACGCCCGCGCCAAGCGGACCTCGTCCGGAGCTTCGACAAACAAGACAAAATCGCAAACTCTGTTCCAACCGGCCCGAAGCATCACCGCCGCGTCCAGAACCGCGATGGTCGCGCCGGACTCAGCCCAAGCTTCGGCCTGGGATTCCAACCGATCCGCGATGCGCGGATGCGTCAGACGCTCCAGGAATGCCAGATTCTCTTTGTGTTCGGGTTGTGGGCCAAATACTTGGTCGGCCAGCGCCTGGCGATCGACTTCGTCCGTATCATCCAACACGGCGTCGCCAAACTGGTTTCGTAACGCGTCCTTAATCTCCGGCTCATGCAGCGTCTCATGCCCGGCGCGGTCGGCGTCCAAAACGCCGGCGCCCAAGGCGCGAAACTGCTCGGCGACGAGGCTTTTTCCGCTCGCCACGCCCCCCAACAGCCCAATGATACGCAACGAGCCCAGCAAAGGCTCACTCCTCCGCAGTAAGTTTTTCGCAGAAAATCGTAAACTCTTGCGCGTTCTTCTGTAGCTGAGGAGTGCCAGAACAGTCGCATTGAAGAACGTGGATGCCGTAAACATCCTGGTTCTCACTTCTCTCTCCTCTCGCTTCCCTCCGCGTCTCCGCGGTGAAAAACGGAATCAAATCGCCGCTTCCACCGCCGCCCAGTTGGCGCCAATTTTCACGTCGATCTTCACCGGCACCGACAGCGCAATTCCGGACGCCATCTCCTCGGAGACGAGTTTGGCCAATACGCCAAGCTCTGCTTCAGGAGCCTCGAATACCAGTTCGTCGTGGATTTGTAGCAACATCCGGGCCGCGAGCCGTTCCGATTTCATCCGGCGGTAGATGGCGACCATCGCGCGCTTGATCAAATCGGCGGCGGAGCCCTGGATGACCGTATTGATCGCAGTCCGTTCCGGTAGATTGCGTTGCCGGCCGGCGTCGGAACGTACGCCTTGGATGGCGCGCCGACGTCCCAGGATCGTTTTAACATAGCCTGTCGCCCGGCATTCCGCCAGCGTTTGCGCCATAAACGATTCCACGCCAGGATACCGGGCAAAGTACTCATCAATGAACTTGGCCGCCGCCACCTGGTCGATGCCCAATTGTTTGGCAAGCCCGAAGGGACTTTGCCCATAGACGATGCCGAAATTCACCGCCTTGGCGGCTCGCCGCATTTCTTTGGTCACCTCTCCGAGGGAGACGCCATACACCTGGCTGGCGACCAGCGTGTGAATGTCCTCGTCTTGGGCGAACGCCGCGCAGAGCGTTTCGTCGCGGGAAAAATGGGCCAACACGCGCAGCTCGATTTGCGAATAATCGGCGGCGAGCAATTTCCAACCAGGCTCGCCGGGCAGAAACGCCGCACGGATTTCGCGCCCGGTTTCAGTGCGAATGGGAATGTTTTGCAGGTTGGGGTCGCTGGAACTGAGTCGTCCCGTCGCGGCGACCGCCTGATGAAAGCCAGCGTGGACACGTCCCGTGCGCGGATTGACCAGCGCCGGCAACGCATCAACGTAGGTGCCTTTGAGCTTGGCGAATTGCCGGTATTCCAGGATCTTCGCCGGCAACGGATGTTGTGCCGCTAGTTCTTCCAAAACTTCCGCGTCGGTACTGGGGCCCGTCTTAGTTTTTTTCAAGACCGGCAGCCCTTGCTCTACGAACAGCACTTGCTGCAATTGCTTGGGCGAGGCGATGTTGAACTCATGCCCCGCGAGCTCGTAAACTTCCCGCTCTAACTCCACGATCCGCACGCCATACTTTTCGCTGAGTCCTTGCAGATGGGCGACATCGACCTTGATGCCGTTCGATTCCAGTTCCGCCAACACCTCAATCAATGGCACTTCGAGCGTGTCGAATAGTTCCATCAAGTTCGCATCCAGAAGCTGCTGCTCCAAGATCGGCCACAAGCGCAACGGCACGTCGGCGTCTTCCGCCGCGTATTGCCCGACGGCCGCGACCGGCGCTTCGTCCATCCGTTTTTGATTCTTGCCCGAGCCGATCAACTCCGTGATCTTGATATTCGTGTGATGGAGATAGCGCTCGGCGAGTTCGTCGAGGTTGTGAATGCGTTCGCCGGCGTCGAGTAAGTAACTCGCCACCATCGTATCTGCGGCCACGCCGCGCAGCTCCGCGCCGGCGGTGCGCAGCGCGACGATGTCGTACTTGAGATTCTGCCCCAGCTTCTTGATCGCGTCGTTTTCCAACACCGGTCGCAAGGTTTCGAGCGCGACGCTCGGCTCGATCACGCGGTCACCCGCCGGCCCGCGCACCGGCACGTAGAAGGCCTTGCCTGGCTCCCAGGCGAATGAAAAGCCCACGAGGTCCGCGTGCGCCGGATTGACGTGCGTCGTTTCGGTGTCGAACGACAGCAGCGTCTGCTGCGACATCGCGGCGACGAGTTCCTGCAACGCTGGCAGCGTATCGACGACCTGGTACTGAGTATTCCAGTCAGAACTCTGCGGCACGGCCGGTGCATCCGCCACGTCGAGGGGAACTTCCTGGCCCAACTTGGTGGCCAAGGCTTTCACCTGCTCGCCGAAGCGATGAAAGCCGAACTCGCCGAATAACTTCAACAAGTTTGCCGGCATGAATCCGCCGGCACGTCCGGCGTCCCAGTCGATGTCGAGCGGCATATGTTGATCGAGCCGTGCGAGTTGCTGGCTGAGAAACGCCTGGTCGCGATGGTCGGCTAGTGTTTGCTTGCGTTTCGCCG
This genomic window contains:
- a CDS encoding prephenate dehydrogenase/arogenate dehydrogenase family protein — its product is MASAVPLPTAPPAWDTVAIVGVGLIGGSVGRALLERGLANHVVGVGRRTTSLRAAKKVGAVTATTMDLARGVSRANLVVICTPVEQIAAQALVAMNHAPAGALITDAGSTKQQIVAEVEKKLPTGGRFVGSHPMAGSEKSGPGEAREDLFVGR
- the nusB gene encoding transcription antitermination factor NusB produces the protein MSRRSRAREVALQVLFQDDLNPGHNPADTDAFLVRRLKAPELVELARSLVSGVRRNRSELDELLGKTAENWTLARMAATDRNVLRLGAYEILFADTPDRVAINEAVELAKRFGSKHSAQFVNGILDRFLAGHGK
- a CDS encoding DUF6793 family protein gives rise to the protein MPLFEVETESHIIITWAQDQDAAAAVVTDAYPTEKVLRLIRRPRDTWVISKSALGISGPVDVCHTARDCLSKAHGDKVHAIRLYMHETGTDLERARKVIESNMVMGW
- the rho gene encoding transcription termination factor Rho, coding for MSDMKSTEAKSANKLTRGRRQNGAPPASSSQAGDREHNPYDDEHEPLSLAEELAEEGYDRETDAPYEQVKQGDIHIAELQRMGMPQLIELARTENLNDYTGIKKQDLIFKILKERVKLNGLMFGEGTLEVLPDGFGFLRSPDYHYLSCPDDIYVSPSQIRRFGLRTGTTVSGQIRPPKENERYFALLRVEAINYQDPNVVSERIFFDDLTPIHPDKRIVLEAEADEVSMRVVDMIVPIGFGQRGLIVSPPRAGKTILLQKMAKSVLRNHPECYVIMLLIDERPEEVTDMERNVKCANCEVISSTFDEPAARHIQVAEMVSEKAKRMVEYGHDVVIFLDSITRLARAFNSECPNSGKILSGGVDANALQKPKRFFGAARRVEEGGSLTILATALVDTGSRMDEVIFEEFKGTGNLEIVLDRKLVDKRIWPAIDINRSGTRREEMLLDPDEYRRICILRRVLNDMSPADAMELLTTRLAKTKSNAEFLMSMNMKT
- the ribH gene encoding 6,7-dimethyl-8-ribityllumazine synthase, which translates into the protein MPHTFEGQLAAVPGRYAIVVARYNESITSRLLSGALETLATHGVSDDLVDVAWVPGAFEIPVAAAALVRSGRYRAALCLGAVIRGETTHDEHINRAVSLAISELSLETGVPVIFGVLTCNNLEQAIHRAGGNVGNKGVECAEAALRMAQLLDQLAHRAAPPRS
- the coaE gene encoding dephospho-CoA kinase (Dephospho-CoA kinase (CoaE) performs the final step in coenzyme A biosynthesis.), producing the protein MLGSLRIIGLLGGVASGKSLVAEQFRALGAGVLDADRAGHETLHEPEIKDALRNQFGDAVLDDTDEVDRQALADQVFGPQPEHKENLAFLERLTHPRIADRLESQAEAWAESGATIAVLDAAVMLRAGWNRVCDFVLFVEAPDEVRLARALARGWTEPEFRAREAAQESLETKRGFADQVIDNSATAEYTQSQVERFWRFLVSSPPGSEIPPESPFSE
- a CDS encoding porin, which codes for MRIRRIGGALVALGVAGLTAFAQQSNAQSLQQPASYTSYTYDAYAQDEEAASPSDEEPAAPEPADEADMDAEDESAAAAEEAEECDECAEAEEEGPYRVFSGCWLDEHNITIAGWINGGYTWNPDNPGNGYNGPVTFQDRANEGQLNQAYWYAQKSLDTECGFDVGGRVDLLYGTDYFYTTALGLETENDGTQKWNEDKPNDPIRRAAQYGLAMPQVYAEFGYYDLSVKVGHYYAPIGYQVVTAPGNFFITQPYTFQYGEPFTQTGALATYKLNDRVSVIGGIDRGWDKWEDDNDNLSGLAGFFWTSENGKTAIAWAGTSGDENAITGITGNRSLSSLVVTRNLTDKWQYVFQNDIGWQDDAAQNPFGGPVEDAEWYGVNQYLFYTVNDCWKVGFRGEWFRDDDGARVRFFDNLADNEANWYEVAAGLNYFPNKNVTFRTEARWDWSDGRLPPSAGTGSPTTLQPYDDLSDGSRFIWTSDVIVQY
- a CDS encoding calcium/sodium antiporter, giving the protein MLTVSFLIGVFVAGAVVLYYGAEATLLGAVSIATRMGISQLVIGLTLVAFGTSCPELSLDVSAALKGQTELAFGDLVGSNIANIGLILGLAAVLCPLHVQMRLLRAELPIVIAVSILVLALAWDGVISRQDGLFMLAGFVLFTGYSYRAARQESRSVRREIEGAAEVTTGNRKSLLLIVLGLAGLVAGAQLMVYAAVEMARLIGVSELIIGLTIVALGTSLPELATSVVAARRGDADIVVGNVIGSNIFNLLLILALVAVIHPVPVEARSLYIDLPVMIAFAVALVPIMLRGMVVSRNEGLFLVAGMLAFLGWQLYSAIVAH
- the ftsY gene encoding signal recognition particle-docking protein FtsY, which gives rise to MGILDRFRRGTKDEPAEAKAPPLVAPPAEPVAEPVAAAKIETPAVQPAEVKEEAPKGLFAKFKDGLRKTAQLLKTDVRDLFKSEGRLVDDAFLDELLEALIKTDMGVNAAQETVEQVRKDFRGRVVEMSDVLETVKAKLKSLMAQPEEPIRFAPSGPTVIMVAGVNGAGKTTSIAKLTQMFRSQGKTVVLGAGDTFRAAAVEQLGIWADRLGARIVKGEQGRDPASVAYKAVETALADGIDVCIVDTAGRLQTQQNLMRELTKIQTSISKQIPDAPHEVLLVLDATTGQNGISQAKHFAEAVKCSGIVLAKLDGTAKGGVVVAIRQQMGIPVKYIGVGEKAADLALFDPGAFVDALFAPID
- a CDS encoding PIN domain-containing protein; the protein is MMLDAIMLDSSVAIELLEGNAAAHSWIRQFPRLELSVVSIAELHFGAINSAYPAAELARLNSLVTDCVVIELDSAAAIAYAELKLDLQCIGKRIPENDLWIAASCFARGLKLASVDRHHLWIARLSVVHW